The Accipiter gentilis chromosome 4, bAccGen1.1, whole genome shotgun sequence region CTCCAGAAATTAAAGCTTTGATAGCTTCTAGCTTAGatgcaaacaaaaccattttcaatCATGCATCATTCAATCCTTGGCTTATCCTAGATGTTCAAATGAGAAGTATCTTTGgccataacagaaaaaaaacagtgcttTAGGTATTAATCACAGTCCATAGTTCATGTGTGCTTCTTGTAAGCAATATAGTAAAGTCCTCCCTGTGAGGAATTCCTAATATTTGTAATATTAATATTTGCTTTCATGAAAGCCTTGcaatctttattttaattccGGTGcggtattttctctttttctccttctgtaggGGAACTGTACCTGAATTTCCTACAACCCCCTGCAATGCTTCAGCAAGTTCAGATGTtaaactaatttttaatttttcaccaAAAATTGCCAAGGGCCATAGAAAGTAAGTAAATATCACTACCCTTCCTTTCAGAAGCAAAACCAGTGAGGTGAACACAAATGCTTGAGGCCAGCAAGTCACCAACAGCACAGGGAGAGACTTCAGGGCTTTGGGGCATGAGCGCAGTGCCCTGTGCCTTAGTCACAGCATGGGCGCCTTCGGTCTGGGAGCACAGGGGCGGATGGACACGTCGCTGTAAGGTAAACAGGAGTCTGAACTCACGGTACTTGTAAGACTGTTCGTACCACTTTTTACCTCACTATATACCTTGACAGATAGGTAGCTTATCTCTCCGTGAAAATAGGTCTGGTCCACTTCGTGCTTACTTCACGGCAGGAGCAAGGACACGGGCACTCACTGCAGAGGAACTCACATGCTCTGAATTTACATTCCGGCTTACTCCAAACATGCCAcgctgctgctgtgcagtgtttCAGACACCACAGCATTAGGATACAAAGCAGTTTTGTACTCAGGTACCAAAACTGCAGTCTAATTACGCAAAACCACATGTCCACATATGCACTAGCAACAGTATTTTTAACAGATGTATAGCATTTATTATGGAGAAGTGCTCAATGAGGGGAAACAAAAATCAGCAATGCAACTAACTTATCACTGAATTAAACATAGCGTCCAAAAGAACCTGGAACTGTACATCTTTGACACTCCTAAAAGCAAAGCTTTTACACTCACACTGTTGGTAGAGATATATAAAAGGCATGTACATTTGCTTGCGAAAATCAATGTGATGGCCCACCAGTCTTAAGATTTCTTTTATaggtaaaattttattaaaataagtatttcattcTTAATCCAAACACCAGTAAAGTGACATTCTTCACTGTACCTATCACTGACTGCTACATCACAGACAACTCTTAATATTATCCATACATGtacaaacaaaagcagcattcATGCTCTGTTAACAGTAAGATTAAGAAGTGGTATCAATAATAAAACATAACTGAGTTGCCACAACTGATTAAAGTTTAAGTAAGTTTTATGTTCGTCTTTATACTGTGGACACTACTGCATGGGACCCTCTGTCAGCATTGACGTACAAGGACCATTCAAATCACTGGAAATACTCCACATGCATTGAATTGTTTTCTGATCTAAACTTCACAGTAAGAATGAACAGAAGCATAGTTAGACTTGTACAAGACAAAAGATAACtcaaataaattaagaaaggaaaCCGTTAAGTTAAAAAGCTCCCTATCTTCATATACTTTTATTCTATTTGGACCTATAGGGAAGTATCACaagatagttttaaaaatatgcaaatacataTCTTACACagcaagaaatacacagaaatgaaaattaaataccgaacatttctttcttcatctcCCTCTAGCTAATCATTGTGCACAGACTGTTGCTTAGGATTTGCTTGCTTACACAACATGCTTAGGAGCAGcctataaaaatataatttccttttaatCATGTGCTGATAAAATTCCCTTTAACTCCTCAAATTAAAAGCATAAGCATGTATACAgacatgaacacacacacacacacacacgtgcattaAAGATAAATGCACAAATCATCAGACTATTATCACATACTCCcttttttgcaaagaaaaaagcttgaaCGAATTCTTCATTTACAGCAGAGCATTTTACCAGTTTGCAAAACTTATAAATCTTTTACAGTCCCCCCGATGAAAACATTATTCATTTTGTCCTCATTCCCATACAGCTcaatttaatgaatttttatgGATATGGATGGTAGCTGTCAACCAAAGTGACAGTGGATAGAAAACCTCTATAATGTCTAATGTGGAATGTGTAGGATATCATAATATTTCAACCACTGATTTTTATGTGAAAGTATAACTGTATACAGCAATGGAATGGCATATCATACAGCACTCAGCTCTTTCTAATAGTGATTTATGGCTCATTGCTTAGTCATCAGGccaataaatgtattttctagaGTGAATTCAAGGCAGACTAAAACAAACTATAATTTCATTGATCACTATTTAAACAAAGGTGGTGTTATGTTTGAGATTTGGCAATTCTGACCCACTGAAGAAATAGGATTCTTCCTCTTAGCTGTAAACCACCACAACGAAACCTCTGTGCCATTCGACATAATTGCAGCTCAGAAGAAAATTGCTGAGCTACTGGCAATACACTCCCTGCATCTAGGTCAGAGCATTATGTTGCTCACTCTTTGCAAAACACGCACACTAACCAAGCTGAGACAGACATTATAATGAGACCGGGATAAAAGGGCTTGCAGATCTTTAAGTGAAAGGGATAATAGAAAGCCTAATGAAGAAAAACAGCCTAATCCATCAGGGCATGGGCAAGACAAGGGAAGTATTCATAGTTTGCTACAAAGGCATGAGGCTAAAAGCCAGCAATGAAGATAATTTCCTGAAGAACTATTTAGATCTATAGTCAGAAAGAAGGTAGTAGGAAGCTCTCTCCAGCCAGAAGGTAGAAAGTAGAACCTTCCCTGCCAAAACACAAGCCCATCAAAATGTACCACTCCAAAGATGCACATGAcctaaaaaaatacacacaactCCCTTAAAAATTATTCCTGCATCCCAAATGCACAGATACCACTGCTTCAGTGTTAGAAgtctccctcctccttttacAGCTCCAGGTAGCTAGCTAGATCCTAAAAAAATAAGTATGTACCTACCTTTCAATGCATTATCCAGTCCTAGAAAACTCAGATGcacttgtaaagaaaaataattcatgcGTGCTCTAAACAGGTAAGGCTTCAAAAAATTACATGACCCATGAGTAGTTCAGAATACGCAGCATGTCTCTCGCCCTCCACTTGCGAAAAGTAATGCATTATTTAACCTCCAAAGGCTTAGGAAAATTTCACATGCCGCAAGGTAACCTTCATTTTGTAGTAATAATCCTTATGCTGAAGAAATACCGCTGTCTCTGACACAGCATTGCACAGATGGACAGTGcacccctccctctcctctccttgcaTCTCTGTCTCACCAGATGCAGAACTGCTTACCTGGAGAGTCATGATGCTGTGAGGATGCCCAAGGAATGGCCTCGCTCCTTTTCCGTCAGGGACGCAGCGCTTCTGCCTCTCGGCTCCTGTGGCGCGAGCGTGGCAGCGGGGGCCGTGCTCCACGGAGGGCGTTGGGCTGGGTACGAGTGACCTCAGCTCACTGGCTGCAGCAAAGCCACGCCAGGGCACGACACGGGGCCTCGCCTCTCAGGACCTGTGGGGACAACTGAGTGGCTACGAATGCTGGGGAAGGGACAGCGGGGGCATTCAGCCCACACTAGATTCTTCAGAAAGCCTGAGCTCATTTCCATACCTCTGAGGATTAGGCCAGCAGCCTGAGAGCAGAGATACAGCAAGATTTCCAAGCCATTCGTTTGAAAAAGGAATTTCTTGAGTGATTGGAACTGCAGCCAGCCCAGTTATTGCTACTGTTCCCTCTGCCACCGCCCCTGCCCATGCCCATGCCCATCCCTGCCTGGGACCTCGCATCCTCCAGGTGCAACTCTGAAAAAACACGCAGGTCATCCCAGAGATAGCACCCATGAGCAGTTAGTTAAATGCACAAGATACACTGAGGATGCtggttttttctttgctctcctaaatacagaaaaaaaaaagaatattaaatgaACTGATAAACTAGCCTACAACTGTaaccattaaagaaaaaaaaatccatccctgCTTATCTAGATCTTATCTAGATCAATTCATAAATTATGTATATTCACACCTGTATACATTTATATTCATCATTCCTTGATCACGGTTTACTCACAATACTAtgcttcagcatttttaaatcCACTGACTTCCATAAACCCACATAGAAAAGAGGGTTTCCCCTCAACTTAAGTCCAAGTTAAATTAAGCCAGGACTTAATGAGAAAACAAATGAAGTAAATTTCAGAATATAAAaggatataaaaagaaattttgaaacaaCTCCACCAAGTCTCGTCTCCAACACCACGAAGCGACGATGCCGTTACTTTAGCTGGGGAAGCGCTGCTCTTTCAGGTGCGAGAGGCTGCGCCCAACCACGTTGAGCGCTGAAGCGAATACAGGAACTGAATGTGTTTGTAAGGATTTGTTAACGGCCCACGGCAGACTGTGGGAGACCCTGACGGTAACCAGTTCTTACCTGCCACCGTCACCCACAGAACGCGATGTACGCGCGCTGTGTCGCACAGCAAAGGGCTGCGGGAGCCGCCCCTGTCGCCGCACGGTCCCTGTGAAGCCCCTGCTGACTTGGCCGTGATTTCATTCCATGACGTGCGACAGAGCAGACCTGCTGTCACCTATAAGGCAATATACGGTAGCACTCAGCATAAGGAAGCGCCAGCGCTAAACCTGCGGCGAGACCCGCCAAGTGCAGGCTTCTAGCATCAGCATTTCAACGCCTGCTTTAGTCAGGCCGCAACGCGCCGTTTCTCCACACGGGACTGACCGCAGCAGCCGGCGGCCCGCCGGCGAGCCtggcccgccccgctccgcccctcAGCGCTCCTCCCGGCCCGCCCAGCCACCCCAGCCGGGCCCCGGGGGCTCCGCTCCGAGCCCGGCCCTCCCGCCCCCGCGCCTCAGCCCGCCCCGGACGCGGCCCCCAGGCCGGGAGGACTCGCCGCGCCCCGCCGGGCGGCGGCTGAGGGCGGccggaggggggcggcggcggtggctgAGGGCGGccggaggcgggcggcggcggcggggagaggcgggCCGAGCTGAGGGGCGGAGCGGGGTCGCGCCGAGCGCCGGCGTGCTGCGACCGACGGCGTGGGCCCCGGGCGGCCGGCGGAGGCCGCGGCGGAGGTGGGGCTGGctcgccgccgccggcgggagcggggcggttGCGGCCCGGGCACTGCTGTCGGGCCGGGGAAGCCGGggcgcccccgcggcggcggcggcggcagtggCAGCCTGGGCACGGCCCGCGGGGTGGTGGCTCCCGCGGGCCAGGCGGTGAGGCGGCGCGGGGCCCGGGGAGGCGGGCGGCAGCCTCTCGCCGAGGGGCCCGGCGGTGCGTTGGCAGCGCGCTCTGCCGGGGCCGCGTTGTGACCCGCGTACCCTTCTTGTTGCCAGGAGCTGGCCGGAGGCGTTCACGGAGCGTTTTGGAGAGAGAGCCTCCGGAGAGGGGTTGCTGGCGGAGGTGAACGCGGGCGCGGTTTCCCCGTCCCTCCCTTCCGCAGGAAGCGAGGGGGTCGTGACTCTGGTGCCAGGTGGGGGAGCCTCGTGTTTCTGGCTTTTTTTGCCTCGTGGCTTTGTTTCCTATTCCTGCGTGCATGTTTTCCTCAGTAGGgcctgttttgaaaagaaaaatgtaattttcagctgtgaaatcTCTCACGTTGTGCTGCTTTCTCATACATAAGTCTGTTGCTTGACTGTGCTGGATACCCCCCGTAAAAGGTCATCAGAGCATCCCTAATTGCAAGCTTTTAAAAACGATAACCCAGAACtctttttttggggtttttttttttgttgttgttttgttttaaacctatCATAAGCTTCGATTTTTCACTCGGTCACACATAAGATTTCTAGTGGTCATTTCCATTCTTTAGGTGTTTCCACTTGTCGGTTGTTGTCACTGTGATGGTAAGCAAAAGGGATCAGATAACTGCATGGACAATATCTCCATAAAGGTCTAATAAAACAAGTCAGCAGATCTTCCATCTTGCATTCCTGGGGCAACCATTGTGGGTGcttgggagcagaggggaattgcagccctgccctccccagacGGTTTCTCCAGTTCCCAGTGTTGGAGGCAGACAACGGGGCTGGGTCACCCGTTGCCTGGGTCGCCCTGCAGGGCATTTCATATGCTCTTCTGAGAGTACCAAGAGAGGGACACAGTGCTTTGTTGTATTTTGAAATACTCAGTTTTACTGTCCTCTGAAAACTACTTATGTGTTTTTGACTGTCATTGTGGATAACAGCTTCACAGTTCACATTGCATTGATACAACTCTGTTGAATGCATTTCCCCTGCTGGCTTCCAGATGAAGGTTTAACTGAAGGAAAATCCCTCCAGCTGGATGTTGCCTTATGGCAGTACACACTGCTGGGGGAATTTCAGTGAAGATGGGgttcagttttttggtttttttgggggttttttatatcAAGGTAGCTTACTACCAGTACACAGAGAACTGATATGACTAGCAGAATGGTATTTTGTGAATATCTGAAGGCTGCCATTCAAGAGATGTATGTAGATGCTATCCCTATGCCTACTTTGGTAACTAGGAAACCTAGGAGAGAGTCATGTCCTATTTGTCCTGATTTGAAACCTGAGCTGCTCTTACTCTGTAAGCTTGGCTGTGCAACAATGAAGATACTACTAGTTTAGCAAGGAGATGGTGAGTAGTAACCCAAAGAGGAGTATGGGGACTTACTGAGTTACCAGGGCCTGTAATCAGGCCTGCCTTCATGTCTTCACTGTTACTCTGGACTAGATCAATCAGAGGTAGAACAATTACACTTTCTCTGCTCCCGTGTAATTTTTCTCATCCCTAAAGGTGTGGTCTAGGTGACACAAGAGTAAAAGACCCTTCTGAACTTTATGGGGGCCTGTAGAGGATTGCCTTCCTTCACTGAAAGCATAATAATAGAGCCTGCAGATTTCTATCATACCTTCTAAATGCAGACAAACACAAGACACAGATTAAAGAATGAAAAGgcaaattaaagttttaaaaatccttaatAAATTCAGGAACTTGGAGCTTGTTTCATGTTgtgattctgctttttttttttctttcatgttataATACTGCTACAATGCAGCTGCGCAACAGTGAAAACTGAGTGGTCCTTCAACTTGTGGTTCTggagggtttttggtttttaaaaaatctgtaataCCTCCACCTGCTTTCATTCAGCTTCAGAAGGGTCTCTTGTCACTGGTGCTGCCTTGCTGTCCagtctgctgggtttttttattgatttaaaaaaaaaaaaaaagcagcacagcatgTGCCTTGTGGAGGATTTGTTAAGGATTAGCACTGAGCTGCTAATGTGAGGAGGGTGATAGTTGCCAGCATCAATTTGATATGTGATGTTTCTCTTCTGCATTCCCAAGAGAAACTTCTGGTAATGATGTCCACAGCAAACAGTACAGTATTTGAACTAGTGTTtacctctttcttcccttcacaGCTAGGGTGGCAAAACACAAAAGAACCTCAGCATGTCTGTAATTCAGCAAGGGACGGCAACACTTCGTAAAGCAAAGAAGATCTCTGTAAAAACATGTCTAGATAACCCCtttgtttttcagtggaaaaccATAGATGGAGAAGATATGCATTTTATACTGCAGACTTTAGAAGAAAGGATTAAACATATTGGACTTAAAAAGATTGAgactccaagaaagaaaaaacgttcccttacaaaaaaacaaatggaaagaaagtgTGATGCTAGCACCAATGAACTCCCTAAAGAGGAGGAAACAGAAGGCCATCTACAAAAAACAGGATGGACTGACATAAGTGTCAGAAGACAGCTTGCTATTGGAGTTAACGAAGTTAcaaaagcattggaaaaaaatgaactatGTCTCTTGCTGGTGTGCAAGTCTGCAAAACCTGCCATGATCACATCACACCTGATTCAGCTGAGTGCAAGTCGAGCCACACCAGCAGGCCAGGTTCCCCGTCTCAGTGAAACAGTTGCACCACTTCTTGGCTtaacatccattttagcactagGCTTTAAAAAGCAGTCTGATAAATTTACTGACGCAATAGAAGCAATAATTCCAAAGATACCAGCTTTGGAAGTGCCGTGGTTTCAGTACAAAACTGAAGAATTGGTGGCTTATGCACATACAGATTCTTCAGAAAATCAGAAACCCGAGCAGCTTGCAGAGGCGCTGGGGGATGAGCTCACAAGCCAGAAACGGAAGCGTACAGAAAGCAATCAGCTCGatctttcaaatgtaattttgcaGCCTTTGAAAATCAAAAAACTTGTTCCAAATCCAAATAAGATAAAGAAACCACCccgcaaaaagaaaaaaactttttcagcATAACTGATTTTAGTTTAGTTCTTCataat contains the following coding sequences:
- the RPP38 gene encoding ribonuclease P protein subunit p38, producing the protein MSVIQQGTATLRKAKKISVKTCLDNPFVFQWKTIDGEDMHFILQTLEERIKHIGLKKIETPRKKKRSLTKKQMERKCDASTNELPKEEETEGHLQKTGWTDISVRRQLAIGVNEVTKALEKNELCLLLVCKSAKPAMITSHLIQLSASRATPAGQVPRLSETVAPLLGLTSILALGFKKQSDKFTDAIEAIIPKIPALEVPWFQYKTEELVAYAHTDSSENQKPEQLAEALGDELTSQKRKRTESNQLDLSNVILQPLKIKKLVPNPNKIKKPPRKKKKTFSA